A part of Streptomyces sp. NBC_01497 genomic DNA contains:
- a CDS encoding siderophore-interacting protein, with product MATTLMPAPSPYRFFDVTVERTCLMGPSTLRVTFAGADLARFASLGCDQSLSLFLPRPGQAAPLVPLDAGDGWWAAWRALDEDVRAVMRSYTLRALRRDPDEIDIDFVLHGDLGPASRWAARAVPGQRAMVLGPQVADNPSVRFRLPEDADSVLIWADETALPAAEAILRTLPAGLPADVWIDVPRTADRRPLMTPADARIAWLAGDAAPGAARGERALEAVRAAARRGTRPYAWLAGEASAVKALRRLLVGERGVDRRNVMFAGYWRTGACEEDLRAQRAAKAART from the coding sequence ATGGCGACGACGCTCATGCCGGCTCCCAGTCCGTACCGCTTCTTCGACGTGACCGTCGAACGGACCTGCCTGATGGGCCCGTCGACGCTGCGCGTGACCTTCGCCGGGGCGGATCTGGCGCGGTTCGCGTCGCTCGGCTGCGACCAGAGCCTGTCGCTGTTCCTGCCCCGGCCCGGACAGGCGGCGCCCCTCGTGCCGCTGGACGCGGGCGACGGCTGGTGGGCCGCGTGGCGCGCCCTCGACGAGGACGTGCGCGCGGTGATGCGCTCGTACACCCTGCGCGCGCTGCGCCGCGATCCCGACGAGATCGACATCGACTTCGTCCTGCACGGGGACCTGGGCCCGGCGTCGCGATGGGCGGCGCGGGCCGTGCCGGGGCAGCGCGCGATGGTGCTCGGCCCCCAGGTGGCGGACAACCCCTCGGTGCGCTTCCGGCTGCCCGAGGACGCGGACTCCGTGCTGATCTGGGCCGACGAGACGGCGCTGCCCGCGGCGGAGGCGATCCTGCGGACCCTGCCGGCCGGTCTGCCGGCGGACGTGTGGATCGATGTGCCGCGCACAGCCGACCGCAGGCCCCTCATGACCCCCGCGGACGCGCGGATCGCCTGGCTGGCCGGCGACGCCGCGCCGGGCGCGGCGCGCGGAGAGCGCGCGCTGGAGGCCGTACGGGCGGCGGCCCGGCGCGGGACCCGGCCGTACGCGTGGCTCGCCGGCGAGGCGAGCGCGGTGAAGGCGCTGCGGCGGCTGCTCGTGGGGGAACGGGGCGTGGACAGGAGAAACGTGATGTTCGCGGGGTACTGGCGGACCGGGGCCTGCGAGGAGGACCTGCGCGCGCAGCGGGCCGCGAAGGCCGCCAGGACCTGA
- a CDS encoding ABC transporter substrate-binding protein codes for MPDLRTGSSVGRRGLLAAGGALGLGAVLAACGGKSGTTTSSDGNGTTAKAGPWSFKDDRGVTAKADSTPKNIVAFVGTAAALHDYGIEVKGVFGPTKKKDGSPDVQAGDLDVNKVTVIGNVYGEFNVEKYAALDPDLLVTEQWQKGELWYVPDKSKAQITKLAPVVALEASQTTVPKAIQRHEDLAASLGADLKAKKVTDAKAAFEKAAARLRAAAKARPEITVLIGSASQDLFYVSLAKMSADTAYFQQLGVRFVTPKVDSQGYFEDLSWENVGKYRADIIMMDNRSSALQPSALSGKPTWAQLPAVKAGQVIPRVTEPIYSYAQCAPILDDLAQAIEKAKKVG; via the coding sequence ATGCCCGACCTCCGTACCGGCTCCTCCGTGGGACGCCGCGGCCTGCTCGCCGCGGGCGGCGCCCTCGGCCTCGGCGCGGTCCTGGCCGCCTGCGGCGGCAAGAGCGGGACAACCACCTCGTCGGACGGCAACGGCACGACGGCGAAGGCCGGACCGTGGTCCTTCAAGGACGACCGCGGTGTGACGGCCAAGGCGGACAGCACGCCGAAGAACATCGTGGCGTTCGTCGGGACCGCCGCCGCGCTCCACGACTACGGCATCGAGGTCAAGGGCGTCTTCGGCCCGACCAAGAAGAAGGACGGCTCCCCCGACGTCCAGGCCGGCGACCTCGACGTGAACAAGGTCACCGTCATCGGCAACGTCTACGGCGAGTTCAACGTCGAGAAGTACGCGGCCCTCGACCCCGACCTGCTCGTCACGGAGCAGTGGCAGAAGGGCGAGCTCTGGTACGTGCCGGACAAGTCCAAGGCCCAGATCACCAAGCTCGCCCCCGTGGTCGCCCTGGAGGCCTCGCAGACCACCGTCCCGAAGGCCATCCAGCGCCACGAGGACCTGGCCGCGTCGCTGGGCGCCGACCTCAAGGCGAAGAAGGTCACGGACGCGAAGGCGGCGTTCGAGAAGGCCGCGGCGCGGCTGCGGGCGGCGGCGAAGGCCCGCCCCGAGATCACCGTGCTGATCGGCTCCGCGAGCCAGGACCTGTTCTACGTGTCGCTCGCGAAGATGTCCGCGGACACGGCCTACTTCCAGCAGCTCGGCGTGCGGTTCGTGACGCCGAAGGTGGACTCGCAGGGCTACTTCGAGGACCTGAGCTGGGAGAACGTCGGCAAGTACCGCGCCGACATCATCATGATGGACAACCGTTCGTCCGCCCTCCAGCCCTCCGCCCTCTCGGGCAAGCCCACCTGGGCCCAGCTGCCGGCCGTGAAGGCCGGGCAGGTCATCCCCCGCGTGACCGAGCCGATCTACTCGTACGCCCAGTGCGCGCCGATCCTCGACGATCTCGCGCAGGCCATCGAGAAGGCGAAGAAGGTCGGCTGA
- a CDS encoding hydroxymethylglutaryl-CoA lyase: MAVPTQGLPPRVRIHEVGARDGLQNESAVVPVDVKAEFIHRLAAAGLTTIEATSFVHPKWVPQLADAEQLIPMLSDIEGVALPVLVPNARGLERAMEHGVRGIAVFGSASESFAKANLNRSVDESLGMFAPVVARAREHGMRVRGYLSMCFGDPWEGPVPVHQVVRVAKALMDLGCDELSLGDTIGVATPGHVQSLLAELNEEGVPTNAIGVHFHDTYGQALANTLAALQHGVTTVDASAGGLGGCPFARSATGNLATEDLVWMLEGLGIETGVDLDLLVATSAWMADRLGRPSPSRTVRALTHKG, translated from the coding sequence ATGGCCGTCCCGACCCAGGGCCTCCCGCCGCGTGTCCGCATCCACGAGGTCGGCGCGCGGGACGGGCTGCAGAACGAGTCGGCGGTCGTCCCCGTGGACGTGAAGGCGGAGTTCATCCACCGGCTGGCGGCCGCGGGTCTCACCACGATCGAGGCCACCAGCTTCGTGCACCCCAAGTGGGTCCCCCAACTGGCGGACGCGGAGCAGCTGATCCCGATGCTCAGCGACATCGAGGGGGTGGCGCTGCCGGTCCTCGTACCCAACGCGCGCGGTCTGGAGCGGGCCATGGAGCACGGGGTGCGCGGCATCGCGGTGTTCGGCAGCGCCTCCGAGTCGTTCGCCAAGGCCAACCTGAACCGTTCGGTCGACGAGTCGCTGGGGATGTTCGCTCCGGTCGTGGCCCGGGCGCGCGAGCACGGGATGCGGGTGCGCGGCTACCTGTCGATGTGTTTCGGTGACCCGTGGGAGGGGCCCGTCCCCGTCCACCAGGTCGTCCGCGTCGCGAAGGCGCTGATGGACCTCGGGTGCGACGAGCTGAGCCTCGGCGACACCATCGGCGTCGCCACACCGGGGCATGTGCAGAGCCTGCTCGCCGAACTCAACGAGGAGGGTGTGCCCACCAACGCGATCGGTGTGCACTTCCACGACACGTACGGCCAGGCGCTCGCGAACACGCTGGCGGCGCTGCAGCACGGCGTGACGACGGTCGACGCGTCGGCGGGCGGCCTCGGCGGGTGCCCGTTCGCCAGGAGCGCCACCGGCAATCTCGCCACCGAAGACCTCGTCTGGATGCTCGAAGGGCTCGGCATCGAGACGGGCGTCGACCTCGACCTGCTGGTCGCCACCAGCGCATGGATGGCCGACCGGCTCGGCCGGCCCAGTCCCTCCCGTACTGTCCGGGCCTTGACCCACAAGGGGTGA
- a CDS encoding carboxyl transferase domain-containing protein translates to MRQAPVLTSTADPSSGTWRANEAAHEALAEELRGRLAVARQGGGERARARHTARGKLLPRDRVDTLLDPGSPFLELAPLAAEGMYGGDAPAAGVIAGIGRVSGRETMIIANDATVKGGTYYPLTVKKHLRAQEVALENRLPCLYLVDSGGAFLPLQDEVFPDRDHFGRIFYNQARMSAARIPQIAAVLGSCTAGGAYVPAMSDEAVIVRGQGTIFLGGPPLVKAATGEVVTAEELGGGEVHSRVSGVTDHLAEDDAHALRIVRTIVSTLPARGTLPWSVEPVEEPKADPLGLYGAVPVDSRTPYDVREVIARVVDGSRFAEFKSEFGTTLVTGFARIHGHPVGIVANNGILFSESAQKGAHFIELCDQRGIPLLFLQNISGFMVGRDYEAGGIAKHGAKMVTAVACARVPKLTVVVGGSYGAGNYSMCGRAYSPRFLWMWPNAKISVMGGEQAASVLATVKRDQLEGRGEQWPAEDEESFKAPIRAQYEQQGNAYYATARLWDDGVIDPLETRQVVGLALTACANAPLGEPGYGVFRM, encoded by the coding sequence ATGCGACAGGCACCGGTGCTGACCAGCACCGCCGACCCGTCATCCGGGACCTGGCGGGCCAACGAGGCGGCGCACGAGGCGCTGGCCGAGGAGCTGCGCGGCAGGCTCGCCGTCGCACGCCAGGGCGGCGGCGAGCGCGCCCGCGCCCGGCACACGGCGCGCGGGAAGCTGCTGCCGCGCGACCGGGTGGACACCCTGCTGGACCCCGGCTCGCCCTTCCTCGAACTCGCGCCGCTCGCGGCCGAGGGGATGTACGGCGGGGACGCCCCGGCCGCCGGGGTGATCGCCGGCATCGGCCGGGTCTCCGGCCGGGAGACGATGATCATCGCCAATGACGCGACGGTCAAAGGCGGTACGTACTACCCGCTGACGGTCAAGAAGCACCTCCGCGCGCAGGAGGTGGCCCTGGAGAACCGGCTGCCCTGCCTGTACCTGGTCGACTCCGGCGGCGCGTTCCTGCCCCTGCAGGACGAGGTCTTCCCGGACCGGGACCACTTCGGCCGGATCTTCTACAACCAGGCCCGGATGTCGGCCGCGCGGATCCCGCAGATCGCGGCGGTGCTCGGGTCCTGCACGGCCGGGGGCGCCTACGTTCCGGCGATGAGCGACGAGGCGGTGATCGTGCGCGGCCAGGGCACGATCTTCCTCGGCGGGCCGCCTCTCGTGAAGGCGGCGACGGGCGAGGTCGTCACGGCCGAGGAGCTGGGCGGCGGCGAGGTGCACTCGCGCGTCTCCGGCGTCACGGACCACCTCGCCGAGGACGACGCGCACGCGCTGCGGATCGTGCGGACGATCGTCTCGACGCTGCCCGCACGCGGCACGCTGCCGTGGTCCGTCGAGCCGGTGGAGGAACCGAAGGCCGACCCGCTCGGACTGTACGGAGCGGTGCCCGTCGACTCCCGCACGCCGTACGACGTGCGGGAGGTCATCGCGCGCGTGGTGGACGGCTCCCGCTTCGCCGAGTTCAAGTCAGAGTTCGGTACGACGCTGGTGACGGGGTTCGCCCGGATCCACGGCCACCCGGTCGGCATCGTCGCCAACAACGGCATCCTGTTCTCGGAATCGGCGCAGAAGGGCGCGCACTTCATCGAACTGTGCGACCAGCGCGGCATCCCCCTGCTGTTCCTGCAGAACATCTCGGGCTTCATGGTCGGCCGGGACTACGAGGCGGGCGGCATCGCCAAGCACGGCGCGAAGATGGTCACGGCGGTGGCGTGCGCGCGCGTGCCGAAACTGACGGTCGTGGTGGGCGGCTCGTACGGGGCGGGGAACTACTCGATGTGCGGCCGGGCGTACTCGCCGCGCTTCCTGTGGATGTGGCCCAACGCCAAGATCTCGGTCATGGGCGGCGAGCAGGCCGCCTCGGTACTGGCGACGGTCAAGCGGGACCAGTTGGAGGGCCGGGGCGAGCAGTGGCCCGCCGAGGACGAGGAGTCCTTCAAGGCGCCCATCCGCGCACAGTACGAGCAGCAGGGCAACGCCTACTACGCGACGGCCCGGCTGTGGGACGACGGCGTGATCGATCCGCTGGAGACCCGTCAGGTGGTCGGCCTCGCGCTGACGGCCTGTGCCAACGCGCCACTGGGCGAGCCGGGTTACGGCGTCTTCAGGATGTGA
- a CDS encoding acyl-CoA dehydrogenase family protein, translating to MSLDHSLSEEHEELRRTVEAFAHDVVAPKIGDFYERHEFPYEIVREMGRMGLFGLPFPEEYGGMGGDYLALCLALEELARVDSSVAITLEAGISLGAMPVFRFGTEEQKREWLPRLCAGEMLGAFGLTEPAAGSDAGGTRTTAVRDGDEWVINGTKCFITNSGTDITGLVTVTAVTGRTDSGKPRISSIIVPSGTPGFTVAPAYSKVGWNASDTRELSFADVRVPAANLLGEEGRGYAQFLRILDEGRIAIAALGTGLAQGCVDESVKYARERQAFGRAIGDNQAIQFKIADMETRAHMARVGWRDAASRLLKGEPFKKEAAIAKLYSSTIAVDNARDATQIHGGYGFMNEFPVARMWRDSKILEIGEGTSEVQRMLIARELGFTG from the coding sequence ATGTCCCTGGATCACTCGCTCTCCGAGGAGCACGAAGAACTCCGCCGTACCGTCGAGGCGTTCGCCCACGACGTGGTCGCGCCGAAGATCGGCGACTTCTACGAGAGGCACGAGTTCCCGTACGAGATCGTGCGGGAGATGGGCCGCATGGGCCTGTTCGGGCTGCCGTTCCCCGAGGAGTACGGCGGCATGGGCGGCGACTACCTGGCGCTGTGCCTGGCCCTGGAGGAACTGGCCCGGGTGGACTCGTCCGTCGCCATCACCCTGGAGGCGGGGATCTCGCTGGGCGCCATGCCCGTGTTCCGCTTCGGCACCGAGGAGCAGAAGCGGGAGTGGCTGCCCCGGCTGTGCGCGGGCGAGATGCTCGGCGCGTTCGGCCTGACGGAGCCGGCGGCCGGGTCCGACGCGGGCGGCACGCGCACCACGGCGGTGCGCGACGGCGACGAGTGGGTCATCAACGGCACCAAGTGCTTCATCACCAACTCGGGCACCGACATCACGGGCCTGGTGACGGTCACCGCGGTCACCGGCCGCACCGACAGCGGCAAGCCGCGCATCTCCTCGATCATCGTCCCGTCCGGCACGCCCGGGTTCACGGTGGCGCCGGCGTACTCCAAGGTCGGCTGGAACGCGTCCGACACCCGTGAGCTCTCGTTCGCCGACGTCCGCGTCCCGGCGGCGAACCTGCTGGGGGAGGAGGGCCGCGGGTACGCGCAGTTCCTGCGCATCCTGGACGAGGGCCGGATCGCGATCGCCGCGCTGGGCACGGGACTTGCCCAGGGCTGTGTGGACGAGTCGGTGAAGTACGCGCGGGAGCGGCAGGCCTTCGGCCGCGCCATCGGCGACAACCAGGCGATCCAGTTCAAGATCGCCGACATGGAGACGCGGGCGCACATGGCCCGCGTCGGCTGGCGCGACGCGGCATCCCGCCTGCTCAAGGGCGAGCCCTTCAAGAAGGAGGCGGCGATCGCGAAGCTGTACTCGTCCACGATCGCCGTCGACAACGCGCGCGACGCCACGCAGATCCACGGCGGGTACGGCTTCATGAACGAGTTCCCGGTGGCCAGGATGTGGCGCGACTCCAAGATCCTGGAGATCGGCGAGGGGACGAGCGAGGTCCAGCGCATGCTGATCGCCCGGGAGTTGGGTTTCACCGGCTGA
- a CDS encoding acetyl/propionyl/methylcrotonyl-CoA carboxylase subunit alpha → MFDSVLIANRGEIAVRVIRTLRAMGLRSVAVFSDADADARHVREADTAVRIGPAAAAESYLSVERLLDAARRTGAGAVHPGYGFLAENARFAAACEEAGLVFIGPPASAIDLMGDKIRAKETVSAAGVPVVPGSSGSGLTDAELAEAARGIGMPVLLKPSAGGGGKGMRLVREEAVLAEEIAAARREARASFGDDTLLVERWVDRPRHIEIQVMADAHGHVVHLGERECSLQRRHQKVIEEAPSVLLDARTRAAMGEAAVAAARSCGYVGAGTIEFIVPGADPSSYYFMEMNTRLQVEHPVTELVTGLDLVELQLRVAAGEPLPFAQEDVVLSGHAIEARLCAEDPARGFLPTGGSVLTLAEPSGDGVRSDSGLTVGTEVGSAYDPMLAKIIAYGPDRATAVRRLRGALAETVTLGVTTNAGFLRRLLGHPRVAAGDLDTGLVEEEAGGLLPDGVPPEVYATAALLRAGRAGTGTGRDTQHGAAVGWRDPFSASDGWRLGGTPAWVPYHFRVPGEEPVTVRVRGDEVRVGDDAAAVARLVGADPGSGGAPLDAGTPYTGTEYAGTVHRFAALSTGDAVWLGRDGDSWELRDHDPVEAGRSAAAGGGGSLTAPMPGTVTVVKVATGDAVTAGQSLLVVEAMKMEHVVSAPYAGTVTQLDVRPGSTVAMDQVLAVVAPQEDS, encoded by the coding sequence ATGTTCGACAGTGTCCTGATCGCCAACAGGGGTGAGATCGCCGTCCGGGTGATCCGCACGCTGCGGGCGATGGGGCTGCGCTCCGTCGCGGTCTTCAGCGACGCGGACGCGGACGCGCGCCACGTGCGCGAGGCCGACACGGCGGTCAGGATCGGCCCCGCGGCGGCGGCCGAGAGCTACCTGTCGGTGGAGCGGCTGCTGGACGCCGCACGCCGCACGGGCGCGGGGGCGGTCCACCCGGGGTACGGCTTCCTCGCGGAGAACGCGCGCTTCGCCGCCGCCTGCGAGGAGGCGGGGCTCGTCTTCATCGGCCCGCCCGCGTCCGCGATCGACCTGATGGGCGACAAGATCAGGGCGAAGGAGACGGTGTCCGCGGCGGGTGTCCCGGTGGTCCCGGGCTCCTCCGGCAGCGGCCTCACCGACGCCGAACTGGCCGAGGCGGCGCGCGGGATCGGTATGCCGGTGCTGCTGAAGCCGTCGGCGGGCGGCGGCGGCAAGGGCATGCGCCTGGTGCGCGAGGAGGCGGTGCTCGCCGAGGAGATCGCGGCGGCGCGGCGTGAGGCCCGCGCGTCCTTCGGCGACGACACGCTGCTGGTGGAGCGCTGGGTGGACCGGCCGCGCCACATCGAGATCCAGGTGATGGCGGACGCGCACGGCCATGTCGTGCACCTGGGCGAGCGCGAGTGCTCTTTGCAGCGCCGCCACCAGAAGGTGATCGAGGAGGCCCCCTCGGTCCTGCTGGACGCCCGCACCCGCGCGGCCATGGGTGAGGCAGCCGTCGCGGCAGCCCGCTCGTGCGGCTATGTCGGTGCGGGGACGATCGAGTTCATCGTGCCGGGCGCCGATCCGTCCTCCTACTACTTCATGGAGATGAACACCCGCCTGCAGGTGGAGCATCCGGTGACGGAACTGGTCACCGGCCTGGACCTGGTGGAGCTCCAGCTGCGGGTCGCGGCCGGGGAGCCGCTGCCGTTCGCGCAGGAGGACGTCGTGCTCAGCGGGCACGCGATCGAGGCGCGGCTGTGCGCGGAGGACCCGGCGCGCGGCTTCCTCCCCACGGGCGGCAGCGTGCTGACGCTCGCCGAGCCGTCCGGGGACGGCGTCCGCAGCGACTCGGGCCTGACGGTGGGCACGGAGGTCGGCAGCGCGTACGACCCGATGCTCGCCAAGATCATCGCGTACGGCCCTGACCGGGCGACGGCGGTGCGCAGGCTGCGCGGTGCGCTCGCGGAGACGGTGACGCTGGGCGTCACGACGAACGCGGGCTTCCTGCGCAGGCTGCTGGGGCATCCGAGGGTGGCGGCGGGCGACCTCGACACCGGGCTCGTCGAGGAGGAGGCCGGGGGCCTGCTGCCGGACGGGGTGCCGCCCGAGGTGTACGCCACGGCGGCGCTGCTGCGCGCGGGCCGGGCCGGTACCGGTACGGGGCGTGACACGCAGCACGGTGCTGCCGTCGGCTGGCGGGACCCGTTCTCGGCGTCCGACGGATGGCGGCTCGGCGGGACACCGGCCTGGGTGCCGTACCACTTCCGGGTGCCCGGCGAGGAGCCGGTGACGGTGCGGGTGCGGGGTGACGAGGTGCGAGTCGGCGACGACGCGGCCGCGGTGGCCCGGCTCGTGGGCGCTGACCCCGGCTCGGGCGGTGCTCCCCTGGATGCGGGGACGCCGTACACGGGGACGGAGTACGCCGGGACGGTCCACCGGTTCGCGGCCCTCAGTACGGGGGACGCTGTGTGGCTGGGCCGGGACGGCGACAGCTGGGAGCTGCGCGACCACGACCCGGTGGAGGCGGGGCGGTCCGCCGCCGCCGGTGGAGGCGGGTCGCTCACGGCGCCGATGCCCGGCACGGTGACGGTCGTCAAGGTCGCGACGGGTGACGCCGTCACAGCAGGTCAGAGCCTCCTGGTCGTCGAGGCCATGAAGATGGAACACGTCGTCTCCGCCCCGTACGCGGGCACCGTCACCCAACTCGACGTGCGACCGGGCTCGACGGTCGCCATGGACCAGGTGCTGGCCGTGGTCGCACCACAGGAGGACTCATGA
- a CDS encoding lysine N(6)-hydroxylase/L-ornithine N(5)-oxygenase family protein, with amino-acid sequence MPPEPAPGAAATHDFVGIGLGPFNLGLACLAEPIAELDGVFLESKPDFEWHSGMFLEGAHLQTPFLSDLVTLADPTSPYSFLNYLKEAGRLYSFYIRENFYPLRTEYNDYCRWAAAKLSSVRFGRTVTTVTYEESDGLYTVRTQTGETYRARHLVLGTGTPPYLPASCAGLGGDLIHNSRYLGAKESLQAKESLTIVGSGQSAAEIYYDLLSEMDAHHYRLNWVTRSPRFFPLEYTKLTLEMTSPEYVDYFHALPEDTRYRLEREQRSLFKGIDAELIDQIFDLLYQKNLKGPVPTRLMTNTALLSARYEPGGDVGGTYTLGLRQQEQEQDFSLATQGLILATGYTYTTPRFLDPVADRIRLDGHGRLDIARNYSIDTTGRGIFLQNGGVHTHSITSPDLGMGPYRNAYIIGELLGRAHYPVEKAIAFQEFAAPEGTIV; translated from the coding sequence ATGCCTCCTGAACCCGCGCCCGGCGCCGCCGCCACGCACGACTTCGTCGGCATCGGCCTCGGTCCGTTCAACCTGGGGCTCGCCTGCCTGGCCGAGCCGATCGCCGAACTCGACGGTGTCTTCCTGGAGAGCAAGCCCGACTTCGAGTGGCACTCGGGGATGTTCCTGGAGGGCGCGCACCTCCAGACACCGTTCCTCTCCGACCTGGTCACGCTCGCCGACCCGACCTCGCCGTACTCCTTCCTCAACTACCTGAAGGAAGCGGGCCGGCTGTACTCGTTCTACATCCGCGAGAACTTCTATCCTCTTCGCACCGAGTACAACGACTACTGCCGGTGGGCGGCCGCGAAGCTCTCCTCCGTGCGGTTCGGCCGCACCGTCACCACGGTGACGTACGAGGAGTCCGACGGGCTGTACACCGTGCGCACGCAGACCGGTGAGACCTACCGCGCCCGCCACCTCGTCCTGGGCACCGGCACACCGCCGTACCTCCCCGCGAGCTGTGCGGGCCTCGGCGGCGACCTCATCCACAACTCCCGCTATCTCGGGGCGAAGGAGAGCCTCCAGGCCAAGGAGTCCCTCACGATCGTGGGCAGCGGACAGAGCGCCGCGGAGATCTACTACGACCTGCTCTCCGAGATGGACGCGCACCACTACCGGCTGAACTGGGTGACCCGCTCCCCCCGGTTCTTCCCGCTCGAATACACCAAACTGACACTGGAGATGACCTCGCCGGAGTACGTGGACTACTTCCACGCGCTGCCCGAGGACACCCGCTACCGGCTGGAGCGCGAGCAGCGGAGCCTGTTCAAGGGCATCGACGCGGAACTGATCGACCAGATCTTCGACCTGCTCTACCAGAAGAACCTCAAGGGCCCCGTCCCCACCCGGCTGATGACCAACACCGCACTGCTGAGCGCCCGTTACGAACCGGGTGGCGACGTCGGCGGCACGTACACGCTGGGGCTGCGCCAGCAGGAGCAGGAACAGGACTTCTCGCTCGCCACCCAGGGGCTGATCCTCGCCACCGGCTACACGTACACGACGCCGCGGTTCCTCGATCCGGTCGCCGACCGGATCAGGCTCGACGGGCACGGCCGCCTCGACATCGCCCGCAACTACTCCATCGACACCACGGGACGGGGGATCTTCCTGCAGAACGGCGGGGTGCACACCCACAGCATCACCTCGCCCGACCTGGGCATGGGGCCCTACCGCAACGCGTACATCATCGGCGAACTCCTCGGCCGCGCCCACTACCCGGTGGAGAAGGCGATCGCGTTCCAGGAGTTCGCCGCTCCGGAAGGCACGATCGTATGA
- a CDS encoding pyridoxal phosphate-dependent decarboxylase family protein, whose translation MRSHLLNDTTAERYQRSVADGVGRVAARLASVRSPFSGITPDALGPEIDAIDLDRPLGETGSALDELERVYLRDAVYFHHPRYLAHLNCPVVIPAVVGEAVLSAVNSSLDTWDQSAGGTLIERRLIEWTARRIGLGPSADGVFTSGGTQSNLQALLLAREEAKDAGGHDRLRVFASDCAHFSVQKSATLLGLSADAVVAVPCDRERRMRPAALAAAIEGCLAEGNVPMAVVATAGTTDFGSIDPLPEIAGLCARYGTWLHVDAAYGCGLLASRARRDRLAGIEHADSVTVDYHKSFFQPVSSSAVLVRDRAALRHATYHADYLNPRRALTERIPNQVDKSLQTTRRFDALKLWMTLRVMGADGIGELFDEVCDLAAEGWRLLAADPRYDVVVRPQLSTLVFRYIPRDVTSPAEIDRANLYARKALFASGDAVVAGTVVDGRQHLKFTLLNPETTAADITAVLDLIAEHAEQHIATENGGRLVHAS comes from the coding sequence ATGCGTTCTCACCTGCTCAACGACACCACCGCGGAGCGCTACCAGCGCTCCGTGGCCGACGGGGTCGGGCGGGTGGCCGCGCGCCTCGCCTCGGTACGATCGCCCTTCTCCGGCATCACCCCCGACGCCCTCGGCCCCGAGATCGACGCGATCGACCTCGACCGCCCCCTCGGTGAGACCGGCTCCGCCCTCGACGAGTTGGAGCGCGTCTACCTTCGCGACGCCGTCTACTTCCATCACCCCCGCTACCTCGCCCACCTCAACTGCCCCGTCGTCATCCCGGCCGTGGTGGGCGAGGCCGTGCTGTCCGCCGTCAACTCCTCGCTGGACACCTGGGACCAGAGCGCGGGAGGCACCCTCATCGAGCGGCGCCTCATCGAGTGGACCGCGCGACGCATCGGCCTCGGACCGTCCGCGGACGGCGTGTTCACAAGCGGTGGTACGCAGTCGAACCTCCAGGCGCTGCTGCTCGCGCGCGAGGAGGCGAAGGACGCCGGCGGCCACGACAGGCTCCGCGTCTTCGCGTCCGACTGCGCCCACTTCTCCGTGCAGAAGTCCGCCACCCTGCTCGGCCTCTCCGCCGACGCCGTCGTCGCCGTGCCGTGCGACCGCGAGCGGCGCATGCGCCCTGCCGCGCTCGCCGCCGCGATCGAGGGCTGCCTCGCCGAGGGCAACGTACCCATGGCGGTCGTCGCGACCGCGGGCACCACGGACTTCGGATCCATCGACCCGCTGCCCGAGATCGCCGGGCTCTGCGCCCGGTACGGGACATGGCTGCACGTGGACGCGGCATACGGCTGCGGGCTCCTCGCCTCCCGGGCCCGCCGCGACCGGCTCGCCGGCATCGAGCACGCCGACTCGGTCACCGTCGACTACCACAAGTCCTTCTTCCAGCCGGTGAGTTCGTCCGCCGTGCTGGTACGCGACCGGGCTGCGCTCCGGCACGCCACGTACCACGCCGACTACCTCAATCCGCGCCGCGCCCTGACCGAGCGCATCCCCAACCAGGTCGACAAGTCCCTCCAGACCACCCGCCGTTTCGACGCGTTGAAGCTGTGGATGACCCTGCGCGTGATGGGCGCCGACGGCATCGGCGAACTCTTCGACGAGGTGTGCGACCTCGCGGCCGAGGGCTGGCGGCTGCTCGCCGCCGACCCGCGCTACGACGTCGTCGTACGCCCCCAGCTGTCCACCCTGGTCTTCCGCTACATCCCCCGGGACGTCACCTCGCCCGCGGAGATCGACCGGGCCAACCTGTATGCGCGCAAGGCCCTGTTCGCGTCCGGGGACGCCGTCGTGGCGGGCACCGTCGTCGACGGCCGCCAGCACCTCAAGTTCACCCTGCTCAACCCGGAGACGACCGCCGCCGACATCACGGCCGTACTGGACCTGATCGCCGAGCACGCCGAGCAGCACATCGCGACCGAGAACGGGGGCCGCCTTGTCCATGCCTCCTGA